TACCACCAGTCGTGGACTTTTGGGTTCCAGTCGATGACGCCCATTTTCGTCTGTCGGAACGCATCAAGCCCCTGTCGGCCGAGTTCGCGGCCGATACCGGAGTGTTTCCAACCGCCGAACGGAATCGCGTCGTTGTCGATCATCGGATTGTTGATCCAGACCATACCAGCTTCTAGCGACTCGTATGCTTGCATCGCCTCCTCGAGGTCCGTCGTAAAGACTGACGCACCCAGTCCAAATTCGGAGCGGTTAGCCTCAGCAATCGCTTCCTCAAAGCTCTCGACTCGGCATATCGGCGCGATGGGGCCGAACACTTCCTCGCGGATGATCTCCATCTCCGGCGTCACGTCCGTCAACACCGTCGGCTCGTAGAACCAGCCTGTTTCCTGGTCCGGCGGCACGCGACCGCCACACTCGAGTGTCGCCCCCTTTTCGAGGGCGTCGTCAACCAATCGTTGTACGTTGTCTCGGGCAGCCTCGCTGACGAGCGGGCCGATCTCGCTGGAGTCAAATCCGTTGCCGACCCGAAGTTCCTGCGTCATCTCAATGAGGCCGTCGACGAACTCATCGTGGACAGCGTCATGGACGTAAAACCGCTCGGCGGACGTACAGACCTGACCGGAGAGGTGGAAAGCTGCCGTTGTCGAGCCAGCGACTGCAACATCCATTGGGGCGTTTTCAGTGACGAGCAGCGGGTCGTTGCCGCCAGCTTCGATGACAGCTGGCATCAACTGATCGGCACACGACGTACTTACCTTCCGACCGGTTTCGACGCCGCCAGTGAATGCGACGGCATCCGTCCCGTCCGACTGAATCATCGCCTGTGCAGTTTCGCCGCGGCCGGTAAGACACGAGACCAGGCCATCGGGTAGCTCTCGGAAGTGCTTCATAAACTGGAGCGTCGAGAGCGGCGTCTGTTCGGATGGTTTAACGATAACCGCATTCCCGGCCGCGAGGGAAGCGGCGACCGTCCAGGCCGTCAGTAAGACGGGGAAGTTCGATGGAACGATATGAACGGTGACGCCGTAGGGAAACGCCCGGTCGAACTGAAACGATTCCGCCTGTGTCGAGCCGGGAACGTTTCCCTGTTCGTCGCGTGCCATTTCGGCGTAGTACCGGAAGATTCCCGCGACGTTTGCGAGTTCACCTTCCGATTCAGGGTAGGGCTTCCCGTGCTCGCTCGTCATCAGCTTCGCGATGCGCTCGAAGTCGTCCGCTTCGATCGAATCAGCAACGTCATGAAGGTGGGCTGAGCGCGTTCCTGCGGGTTCTCGTCCCCATGCCGACTGCACTTCAACGGCTTTCTCAATGATGGCTTCGATTTCGTCAGAGTTGCAGACGGCGACGGTTCCCACCGACTCCTCGGTCGCAGGATCGATGACGTTCATCGACTCGAGTGACTCGCTCTCTCGGAACGTCCCGTCGGCGAAGATGTGGCGTCCGAATGGATCGAATGCAGTCATCGGTGCCCACCTCG
Above is a genomic segment from Natronorubrum aibiense containing:
- a CDS encoding aldehyde dehydrogenase family protein; this translates as MTAFDPFGRHIFADGTFRESESLESMNVIDPATEESVGTVAVCNSDEIEAIIEKAVEVQSAWGREPAGTRSAHLHDVADSIEADDFERIAKLMTSEHGKPYPESEGELANVAGIFRYYAEMARDEQGNVPGSTQAESFQFDRAFPYGVTVHIVPSNFPVLLTAWTVAASLAAGNAVIVKPSEQTPLSTLQFMKHFRELPDGLVSCLTGRGETAQAMIQSDGTDAVAFTGGVETGRKVSTSCADQLMPAVIEAGGNDPLLVTENAPMDVAVAGSTTAAFHLSGQVCTSAERFYVHDAVHDEFVDGLIEMTQELRVGNGFDSSEIGPLVSEAARDNVQRLVDDALEKGATLECGGRVPPDQETGWFYEPTVLTDVTPEMEIIREEVFGPIAPICRVESFEEAIAEANRSEFGLGASVFTTDLEEAMQAYESLEAGMVWINNPMIDNDAIPFGGWKHSGIGRELGRQGLDAFRQTKMGVIDWNPKVHDWWYPYPEEWFYDTDDQRF